TATTTGCACTGGTAGTGGAGCTATTGGCGTTTCGTTTTTGAGCGATTGGGAAAAGGTTTTAGTTTTCAGTAGCGATATTTCGCAAAAGGCTATCAAGGTTGCCCGAAAAAACTTTTCTCGTTTTGATAAAGATAACTTTATCATCGAAAGAGGTAATTTTCTCAATCCACTAATTAAAAGCGGCTTAAAAGCAAATATTTTAACCATCAATCCTCCTTATATTGATCAAGAAGATCAAAACGTTGATCCAAAAACTTTTAAGAATGAACCTCATTTGGCGCTTTTTGCCAAAAATAAGGGAATGCATTTTTATGAAGAATTTTTCAAATATTGGGAACAGGTGATTAATTTTGAAAAGCCGTTCTTTGTTATTATGGAGTTTGGATTTGATCAAAAAGAAAAGATCGAGTCCTTAGCTAAAGAAAACCTTGGAAATTATAATTGAAAAATCCAGGCAGATTATTTTAACAATTGAAGGTACTTAATTATTAGTTAGGGGCAAGGTTATGGAAAAAGTTGATATAGACCAGGTTAGTTTAAAAAGAAAATATACGAGTATAATTTCTTTAATTATATTTTTTTCAATTATTATTTCGATTCCTTCAATAGTATTTATTTTTATTACCTATGCAAATATTAATTTAACTTTGTATAGCAGTAGTTATGAAGTGATTAAACCAATCATCTCACCAAAGCTATTAAATCCTAATTTAATTTTCATTTTTGAATGAATTGGTTTTTCGTGTTTTGCAATTTTCTTGGTAATGATGCTGTTCGTTGGATTATTATTTAATAACCAAAAAATATCGATAAATAGGAAAATAGTTTATATTTCATTTATGTTATTAATGTTGATTGCATGAATTTTATTAATTAGTGTAGCTCAAAACGAGTATGCCAACTTTCAACTATTTTTTAAATATCAAAACTTAACCAATCATTATACGAGTAGTGAATCACATAGCGAAAATAAAGAAGCTTGAGCTGCAATGGAAAATATCAAAACCCAGTTTACAAGTAATTTCGAAAACAACTATATTTTTGGATGATTATCAAATAATAACGTTTGATGAATGTTGTTTGTACAACTTTCTGTGGCAATTATTTCTTTTATTACCTTGCAAGATTATTTGTTCAAGAAAACTGATATAGAGGAAAACATCGATAGAATAATTAGTATTAATATTAAAAGAAGTGAATTTGGGGAGTCTTTCTTAAAAAAAATTTATAACCGTTTATTTGTTGTCACTGAGAAAAATATTTCTGTCTTAATGATAATTTCTTCGACTCTTTTAATATTACCTCAGTTGATTTACACGATTTCAATATCATCGGGGGAAAGTAAGGTGGCAAGTTTTGCCAACTGAAATTATTTTATACCCAAAATAGTTACCGATGATAGTAATTTCAGTGACTACATTAATTCAGCAAACAAGATTCCGTTCTCTTATTTCACTCTAATCCAACTACCTGTTATTGCTATTGGTTTGACAATGTCAACCATGATAATTTTTATTTCGATCTACTTCAAAAATGATAAATATACTGATGGACTTTATTTATCACAGTTTATTATATTTATTGGTGAGTTATTTTTCACCATTATTGTTACGGTCGTTTCTAAATACCAGCTGCAAAAATTAGAGTTAATTTGAAATAGCGATTCAGAAGTGAAGAAAAATTTCTTGTCATTATACCGAAGTTTTTTAGACTCAGAAAATCTAGAAGGTGATCAAAAGATTTTTCATCAGAACTTTTACAATTTAATTATTGGAGAGCAGGCAATATTCCCAATTTCATTTATTGACTTAAATAACCCAGACCCAAAAATAGGCAGTCTTTGATTAAGTAAGGGACAATACATAGCAGAGTCAATAATTTCCTTTTCTTTTGCAATTGTTGCCACTACAGTAATTGGAAATAAGGTTCACCTTATTAGAAATGAGAAAGTAAAATTAATGCAAAAACGTAAGGTCGAATAGGCCTTTTTTTTGTATAATATTAAAAAGATTGAGGATTTTTATGACTAAAACAGAAGTTAAGCTTGCAATTGAGCTATTAAAAAATAATAAAATAATAATATTGCCAACTGACACAATTTACGGACTTTCAGGATCGGTAAGCAAGGAAAATCAGATAAAAATCAACAACATTAAAGGCAGTCCTAAGGAAAAACCGCTGATTGTACTTATTTCTTCGTTAAAACAGCTTCCAGTTGAGGTTTTTAGAGATAAGAAGTTATTAAACATTTTGAAACTAAAAAAACCAACAACCGTTATAATACCAATGATCGACTCTTCTGAATCAATTGCCATTAGGTTGGTAAAAAGTAATCCAATAAAAAAAATTATTTCAAAAGTGGGGCCGATATTTTCTACCAGCGCCAATAAATCAAAAATTAAATACAAGGAAGGTGAAGTTATCTTCAATAACATAAGTCCAGCAGTTGAAAGGGTATTTTATGCTGGTAACTTAGAAAATGAACCGTCCACAATCATTAATTTCTCAGATATGTCTAAAAAAAGATAAAGAATATAATACCAAACATTGCGATGCATTGCAACATTAATCGTTAAAA
This Spiroplasma endosymbiont of Panorpa germanica DNA region includes the following protein-coding sequences:
- the prmC gene encoding peptide chain release factor N(5)-glutamine methyltransferase, which encodes MLISEFAKSQKLDFSNKDEIKAFNQIFSNILGFEFKDLITKWDYELSKKQMKLFSKKWKVFKNGKPLAYITKSSYFYNTEISVNKNVLIPRLETEYLVSQSLEFAQKNFLDSELILADICTGSGAIGVSFLSDWEKVLVFSSDISQKAIKVARKNFSRFDKDNFIIERGNFLNPLIKSGLKANILTINPPYIDQEDQNVDPKTFKNEPHLALFAKNKGMHFYEEFFKYWEQVINFEKPFFVIMEFGFDQKEKIESLAKENLGNYNWKIQADYFNNWRYLIIS
- a CDS encoding L-threonylcarbamoyladenylate synthase → MTKTEVKLAIELLKNNKIIILPTDTIYGLSGSVSKENQIKINNIKGSPKEKPLIVLISSLKQLPVEVFRDKKLLNILKLKKPTTVIIPMIDSSESIAIRLVKSNPIKKIISKVGPIFSTSANKSKIKYKEGEVIFNNISPAVERVFYAGNLENEPSTIINFSDMSKKR